Proteins encoded by one window of Halorussus salinus:
- a CDS encoding DUF5802 family protein, giving the protein MFAEFSSGYYLGRLYVEPFGGDRAAIRRDQHEQINEQLYTSGEGIERLDSPLVMKIDNRHVAVSGDEGVPEGTLALPEELLDDTDIRNPPKLKEVLLAKAERADQLLQYQAELPGVGT; this is encoded by the coding sequence ATGTTCGCAGAGTTCTCCAGCGGCTACTACCTCGGGCGGCTCTACGTCGAACCGTTCGGGGGCGACCGCGCGGCGATTCGGCGCGACCAGCACGAACAGATAAACGAACAGCTCTACACGTCGGGCGAGGGCATCGAACGGCTCGACAGTCCGCTGGTGATGAAGATCGACAACCGCCACGTCGCGGTCTCTGGCGACGAGGGCGTCCCCGAGGGGACGCTGGCGCTTCCCGAGGAGCTTCTGGACGACACCGACATCCGGAACCCGCCGAAGCTCAAGGAGGTCCTGCTCGCGAAGGCCGAGCGCGCCGACCAACTCCTCCAGTATCAGGCGGAGCTACCGGGCGTCGGGACGTGA
- a CDS encoding DUF1405 domain-containing protein — protein sequence MTSPERVARQFLEDGPNLAWLIAVNVLATLVGVQFYVETLPEVPVYLWPFYADSPAALFLVTLSLTTLLPNLGRRAADAPRNRALAYLHTLAFAWLVKYGLWTFVSLNLGFSAYFGPPWNPDAFWAYWFIVVTHLGFVVEAALLPYYGATTRGALATALLALLANDVIDYVLGLHPPLRYEPDLLLPVATVALSALAVGGAARAFDRLPDSSRRS from the coding sequence ATGACGAGTCCGGAGCGCGTCGCGCGGCAGTTCCTCGAAGACGGGCCGAACCTCGCGTGGCTCATCGCGGTCAACGTGTTGGCGACGCTGGTCGGCGTCCAGTTCTACGTCGAGACCCTGCCCGAGGTGCCGGTGTACCTCTGGCCGTTCTACGCCGACTCGCCCGCCGCGCTCTTTCTCGTGACGCTCTCGTTGACCACGCTCCTGCCGAACCTCGGGCGTCGCGCCGCCGACGCTCCTCGGAATCGCGCGCTGGCGTACCTCCACACGCTGGCGTTCGCGTGGCTGGTCAAGTACGGCCTCTGGACGTTCGTCTCGCTGAATCTGGGCTTCTCGGCGTACTTCGGCCCGCCGTGGAACCCGGACGCCTTCTGGGCCTACTGGTTCATCGTCGTGACCCACCTCGGGTTCGTGGTCGAGGCCGCGCTCCTGCCGTACTACGGCGCGACGACCCGCGGCGCGCTGGCAACCGCCCTCCTCGCCCTGCTAGCGAACGACGTTATCGACTACGTGCTGGGTCTGCACCCGCCGCTCCGGTACGAACCCGACCTGCTGTTGCCGGTCGCGACCGTCGCGCTCTCTGCGCTGGCGGTTGGAGGTGCCGCTCGGGCCTTCGACCGACTGCCGGATTCTTCCCGGCGCTCTTAA
- a CDS encoding DUF7096 domain-containing protein — MSPYRAVLLALFVVGGALVAAVPTGATAPASEGTTHAADAPTPEVAEPTRVGGGLTDAQPTSVAADATAANDTSTANDTTANSSLGTDISSFMQSSAAEVGGAVETGMWSAAFNATDNESVRAELVETKTSDLREELADLRERRAELVAEREAGNLSRTAYKAKVSRLVGEINALRSAIDSTTNRAESVNANVETLGSLRSETDNLTSPEIAAVARNVTGVGVGNGQRGPPSGVGEGNGNGVGEGNGNGVGAGNGNGAGEGNGVGEGNGNGVGAGNGNDAASAAEEAANGTTPGEAGEGNAAGNGAANGNGNPGESGANGDDAGKSKGLSDAGNETGVGNGNSPNGTDGTRGQPSGADDSPTTTPEFVNRVSTALVAGTGSLADGGFTAF, encoded by the coding sequence ATGAGCCCCTACCGAGCCGTCTTGTTGGCGCTGTTCGTCGTCGGAGGTGCGCTGGTCGCCGCCGTTCCCACCGGTGCGACGGCTCCCGCCTCCGAAGGGACGACTCACGCCGCCGACGCGCCGACGCCCGAAGTCGCCGAGCCGACCCGAGTCGGTGGTGGCCTCACGGACGCTCAGCCGACTTCCGTCGCGGCCGACGCGACTGCCGCGAACGACACGAGTACCGCGAACGACACGACCGCCAACTCGTCGTTGGGCACGGACATCTCGTCGTTCATGCAGTCGAGCGCCGCCGAGGTCGGCGGTGCCGTCGAGACCGGCATGTGGAGCGCGGCGTTCAACGCCACGGACAACGAGTCGGTTCGCGCCGAACTGGTCGAGACCAAGACCTCGGACCTCCGGGAGGAGTTGGCCGATCTCCGAGAACGCCGCGCCGAACTCGTCGCCGAGCGCGAGGCGGGTAACCTCAGCCGGACCGCGTACAAAGCGAAGGTCAGCCGCCTCGTCGGCGAGATAAACGCCCTCCGGTCGGCCATCGACTCGACGACGAACCGCGCCGAGAGCGTGAACGCGAACGTCGAGACGCTCGGGAGCCTCCGGAGCGAGACCGACAACCTGACCAGCCCGGAAATCGCAGCGGTCGCCCGGAACGTGACCGGCGTCGGCGTCGGGAACGGCCAGCGCGGCCCGCCGAGCGGCGTCGGCGAAGGCAACGGAAACGGTGTCGGAGAGGGGAACGGAAACGGTGTCGGTGCTGGAAACGGCAATGGTGCTGGAGAGGGGAACGGCGTCGGCGAAGGCAACGGGAACGGCGTCGGTGCGGGCAACGGAAACGACGCCGCGAGTGCCGCCGAGGAGGCCGCCAACGGGACGACGCCGGGCGAGGCTGGAGAGGGTAACGCCGCTGGCAACGGCGCGGCGAACGGAAACGGGAACCCCGGAGAGAGCGGTGCGAACGGCGACGACGCCGGAAAGAGCAAGGGCCTCTCGGACGCCGGGAACGAAACCGGCGTCGGGAACGGTAACAGCCCTAACGGGACGGACGGTACCCGCGGCCAGCCGAGCGGCGCGGACGACTCACCGACGACTACCCCCGAGTTCGTGAACCGCGTCTCCACGGCGCTCGTCGCCGGGACCGGTTCTCTCGCAGACGGCGGCTTCACCGCCTTCTAA
- a CDS encoding ArsR/SmtB family transcription factor, whose product MDSAELLDILGNENRRRILRLLSRKPCYVTEISEYLGVSPKAVIDHLRKLEDAGLIESRTDDQRRKYFSISRNLRLEVSVSPYEFGVKSAYPASVNLDASRWRYVSLNVQLDATEDDDTADTDETDADELEADAPDAFETDEIEESPERDGGDTDGDETSDDETVARATDLASELDELRQLQRELSLAQRWVHGRLADVQDRLGDALDGETESRLLAEVLVAVAGGATSVGDVSRAVEAPERVVEGSLNELAESGFLERDEDGEWRLAE is encoded by the coding sequence ATGGACTCCGCCGAGTTGCTCGACATCCTCGGGAACGAGAACCGCAGGCGCATCCTCCGATTACTCTCGCGTAAACCCTGCTACGTCACCGAAATCAGCGAGTATCTCGGCGTCAGTCCGAAGGCGGTCATCGACCACCTCCGGAAGCTCGAAGACGCCGGACTCATCGAGAGTCGGACCGACGACCAGCGCCGCAAGTACTTCAGCATCTCGCGCAACCTCCGCCTCGAAGTGAGCGTCTCGCCCTACGAGTTCGGGGTCAAGAGCGCCTACCCCGCGAGCGTGAACCTCGACGCCAGCAGGTGGCGCTACGTCTCGCTCAACGTCCAACTCGACGCCACGGAGGACGACGACACGGCGGATACCGACGAGACGGACGCCGACGAACTGGAGGCCGACGCACCCGACGCCTTCGAGACCGACGAAATCGAGGAGTCCCCCGAGCGCGACGGCGGCGACACCGACGGCGACGAGACCAGCGACGACGAGACGGTCGCGCGCGCTACCGACCTCGCCTCGGAACTCGACGAACTCCGGCAACTCCAGCGCGAACTCTCGCTGGCCCAGCGGTGGGTCCACGGCCGACTCGCCGACGTGCAGGACCGCCTCGGCGACGCCCTCGACGGCGAGACCGAGAGCAGACTCCTCGCGGAGGTACTCGTGGCCGTGGCGGGCGGCGCGACGAGCGTCGGGGACGTGAGCAGAGCCGTCGAGGCCCCCGAACGCGTCGTAGAGGGGTCGCTGAACGAACTCGCGGAGAGCGGGTTTCTGGAGCGCGACGAGGACGGCGAGTGGCGACTGGCCGAATAG
- the gatD gene encoding Glu-tRNA(Gln) amidotransferase subunit GatD, whose translation MNPGDRVRVQRADQTYEGVLLPSSTSQNLVVKLEGGYNVGIDRADADVDVLENDVYDIESGDTDDESAVEFDPDLPTISLISTGGTIASTVDYRTGAVTAQFDAEDVLRAVPDLAGRANYRGRVVANILSENMTPEVWVDLAEAVREEIAEGADGVVVMHGTDTMQFTASALSFMLDTPVPVVFTGSQRSADRPSSDNVMNAVCAVEAAKADAAEVMVCMHASESDDACALHRGTRVRKNHTSRRDAFETVGAKPLGEVAYGGGETEVSFRREYAERGEEDLSLSPDLESDVELLKFTPGMDESALDVADGKAGLVLEGTGLGHVHSDWADRIGELVDSGTTVVMTSQCLDGRVCDRVYDTGRDLLDAGVVEGEDMLPGTAKVKLMWALANSDDPETAVRTPIAGEITERSVPWE comes from the coding sequence ATGAATCCCGGCGACCGCGTCCGCGTCCAGCGGGCCGACCAGACCTACGAGGGCGTACTGCTTCCCTCCTCGACGAGTCAGAACCTCGTCGTCAAGTTAGAGGGCGGTTACAACGTCGGCATCGACCGCGCAGACGCCGACGTGGACGTACTCGAAAACGACGTGTACGACATCGAATCCGGAGACACCGACGACGAGTCGGCCGTCGAGTTCGACCCCGACCTGCCGACTATCTCGCTCATCTCGACCGGCGGGACCATCGCCTCGACGGTGGACTACCGGACCGGCGCGGTCACGGCGCAGTTCGACGCCGAGGACGTGCTTCGGGCCGTCCCGGACCTCGCGGGCCGGGCGAACTACCGGGGCCGCGTCGTCGCCAACATCCTGTCGGAGAACATGACCCCCGAGGTGTGGGTGGACCTCGCCGAGGCGGTCCGCGAGGAGATAGCAGAAGGCGCGGACGGCGTGGTCGTGATGCACGGCACCGACACGATGCAGTTCACCGCGTCGGCGCTCTCCTTCATGCTCGACACGCCGGTCCCGGTCGTGTTCACCGGGAGTCAGCGGTCGGCCGACCGGCCCTCGTCGGACAACGTGATGAACGCGGTCTGTGCCGTCGAGGCCGCCAAGGCCGACGCCGCGGAGGTCATGGTCTGCATGCACGCCTCGGAGTCGGACGACGCCTGCGCGCTCCACCGCGGCACCCGCGTCCGGAAGAACCACACCTCGCGGCGCGACGCCTTCGAGACGGTCGGCGCGAAACCCCTCGGGGAGGTCGCGTACGGCGGCGGCGAGACCGAAGTGAGCTTCCGGCGGGAGTACGCCGAGCGCGGCGAGGAGGACCTGTCGCTGTCGCCGGACCTCGAATCCGACGTGGAACTGCTGAAGTTCACCCCCGGCATGGACGAGTCAGCCCTCGACGTGGCGGACGGCAAGGCCGGTCTCGTCCTCGAAGGCACCGGACTGGGCCACGTCCACTCCGACTGGGCCGACCGCATCGGCGAGTTGGTCGATTCGGGCACCACGGTCGTCATGACCAGCCAGTGTCTCGACGGCCGGGTCTGCGACCGGGTGTACGACACCGGTCGGGACCTGCTGGACGCGGGCGTCGTGGAGGGCGAGGACATGCTCCCCGGCACCGCGAAGGTCAAGCTGATGTGGGCGCTGGCCAACAGCGACGACCCCGAGACCGCGGTCCGGACCCCCATCGCGGGCGAGATAACCGAGCGGTCGGTCCCGTGGGAGTGA
- a CDS encoding GNAT family N-acetyltransferase, producing the protein MTGASSEQSERSERAGVEVREARHDDYEEVAAFTQNTWPERDGGDYIPDIYHDWIDGEERHTAVAVVDGEVAGLAQTVLLSDWEAWNQGLRVNPEFRGRGVSVAVTEQLFEWARQQGATVARNMVFSWNVAGLGQSRATGYDPVTEFRWVHPDPDRAGDAGDHDAEITADPRAAWRYWTDSEARDELRGLALDPDESWALSELTRGDLRAAADDGGLFVVQNEGTRGFAHRIRQYERPAADADDADSTAEETPETERWVEYGVGAWANAESAAALFDAIARDAAELDADRTRVLVPESPRFVSDAALCRVEVADEPDFVLGADLTS; encoded by the coding sequence ATGACGGGCGCGAGTAGCGAGCAGTCCGAGCGGAGCGAGCGAGCGGGCGTCGAAGTCCGCGAGGCGCGCCACGACGACTACGAGGAGGTCGCGGCGTTCACGCAAAACACGTGGCCCGAGCGCGACGGCGGCGACTACATCCCCGACATCTATCACGACTGGATAGATGGCGAGGAGAGACACACCGCGGTCGCGGTCGTGGACGGCGAGGTCGCCGGACTCGCCCAGACGGTCCTCCTCTCGGACTGGGAGGCGTGGAATCAGGGCCTACGCGTCAATCCGGAGTTCCGCGGCCGAGGAGTCAGCGTCGCCGTCACCGAGCAACTGTTCGAGTGGGCGCGCCAGCAGGGCGCGACCGTGGCCCGGAACATGGTGTTCAGTTGGAACGTCGCCGGACTGGGCCAGTCGCGGGCGACGGGCTACGACCCCGTGACCGAGTTCCGGTGGGTCCATCCGGATCCGGACCGCGCGGGCGATGCCGGAGACCACGACGCCGAAATCACGGCGGACCCCCGAGCCGCGTGGCGCTACTGGACCGACAGCGAGGCCCGCGACGAACTGCGAGGACTCGCCTTGGACCCCGACGAGTCGTGGGCGCTCTCGGAGTTGACGCGCGGCGACCTCCGGGCGGCGGCCGACGACGGCGGCCTGTTCGTCGTCCAGAACGAGGGGACTCGCGGGTTCGCCCACCGAATCCGGCAGTACGAGCGTCCGGCGGCGGACGCGGACGACGCCGATAGCACCGCCGAGGAGACCCCCGAGACCGAGCGGTGGGTCGAGTACGGCGTCGGCGCGTGGGCCAACGCCGAGAGCGCGGCCGCGCTGTTCGACGCGATAGCCCGCGACGCCGCCGAACTGGATGCCGACCGGACGCGCGTGCTGGTTCCGGAGTCGCCCCGGTTCGTCAGCGACGCCGCGCTCTGCCGGGTCGAAGTCGCCGACGAACCCGACTTCGTTCTCGGCGCGGACTTGACCAGCTAG
- a CDS encoding ubiquitin-like small modifier protein 1 — MEWKLFADLAEIAGGKEVEVETEPGETVGDALAALVAARPGLEERIYDDGELRDHINVLRNGTNVRADDGLDTELDAGDELALFPPVSGG, encoded by the coding sequence ATGGAGTGGAAGCTGTTCGCGGACCTCGCCGAAATCGCTGGCGGGAAGGAGGTCGAAGTCGAGACCGAACCCGGCGAGACAGTCGGCGACGCGCTCGCGGCGCTGGTCGCCGCCCGTCCCGGCTTAGAGGAGCGCATCTACGACGACGGCGAACTGCGCGACCACATCAACGTCCTCCGGAACGGGACGAACGTCCGCGCCGACGACGGACTCGACACCGAACTCGACGCGGGCGACGAACTCGCGCTGTTCCCGCCGGTCAGCGGCGGGTAG
- a CDS encoding cation:proton antiporter regulatory subunit, with product MSLVASVERPALALARLVGLTLLAGGVATGVGLLYRSVAHEEIPEGLAVLVGLAVVGGWLNTTTALRQFLGTGETVPPPEVVAVNVAAFLLGAGGAAIGARSGARFVADAFSLAGGREFEGDVSRLVESVGRFVTVELPDDIGDIDGYEPLDAETEDELAGESLRFPRGLTVAELRERLVARLRDDYGVGHVDVELADDGTVEYLAAGGRAVGLGPTLAPGTVAVAVRADPAFSASAGDLVQVWRRGEQSATASAADSPADGDESDSAASDESPDDSGPRRVATAELRATVGDVATLALDADAAAALDPDAAYRLVTLPSEPSADREFSARLRAADETVGVVALAAESPLVGAPVGSLDATVVAVRTADGIETIPADDRLLEPGDTLYLVARPDLLRKVEAAAGDASATDETVAVRKDDRSRK from the coding sequence GTGAGCCTCGTCGCGTCGGTCGAGCGCCCGGCACTCGCGCTCGCGCGCCTCGTCGGACTCACCCTCCTCGCGGGCGGCGTGGCGACCGGGGTCGGCCTCCTCTACCGGTCGGTCGCTCACGAGGAGATACCAGAAGGACTCGCGGTGCTGGTCGGACTCGCCGTCGTCGGCGGGTGGCTCAACACCACGACCGCGCTCCGGCAGTTCCTCGGCACGGGCGAGACGGTGCCGCCGCCCGAGGTCGTGGCCGTCAACGTCGCGGCGTTCCTCCTCGGGGCGGGCGGTGCCGCAATCGGAGCGCGGTCGGGTGCGCGGTTCGTCGCCGACGCCTTCTCGCTGGCTGGCGGCCGCGAGTTCGAGGGCGACGTGAGCCGACTGGTCGAGTCGGTCGGCCGGTTCGTCACGGTCGAACTCCCCGACGACATCGGCGACATCGACGGCTACGAACCGCTCGACGCCGAGACCGAAGACGAGTTGGCCGGGGAATCGCTGCGGTTCCCGCGCGGACTGACGGTCGCCGAACTCCGCGAGCGCCTCGTCGCGCGACTCCGCGACGACTACGGCGTCGGCCACGTGGACGTGGAACTGGCCGACGACGGGACCGTCGAGTACCTCGCGGCGGGCGGCCGGGCGGTCGGTCTCGGCCCGACGCTCGCGCCGGGCACGGTCGCGGTCGCGGTCCGGGCCGACCCCGCGTTCAGCGCGAGCGCGGGCGACCTCGTGCAGGTCTGGCGGCGCGGCGAGCAGTCGGCGACCGCGAGCGCCGCCGACTCGCCAGCGGACGGCGACGAGTCGGATTCGGCGGCGAGCGACGAGTCGCCCGACGACTCCGGCCCGCGACGGGTCGCCACCGCGGAACTCCGGGCGACGGTCGGCGACGTGGCGACGCTGGCGCTCGACGCCGACGCCGCGGCCGCGCTCGACCCCGACGCCGCCTACCGACTGGTCACGCTTCCGTCCGAACCGAGCGCCGACCGGGAGTTCTCCGCGCGCCTCCGGGCGGCCGACGAGACGGTCGGCGTGGTCGCGCTCGCCGCCGAGAGTCCGCTGGTCGGCGCGCCGGTCGGGAGCCTCGACGCGACGGTGGTCGCGGTCCGGACCGCCGACGGCATCGAGACGATTCCCGCCGACGACCGCCTCCTCGAACCCGGCGACACGCTCTACCTCGTCGCCCGCCCGGACCTCCTCCGGAAGGTCGAGGCCGCGGCGGGCGACGCGAGCGCGACCGACGAGACGGTCGCAGTTCGGAAGGACGACCGGTCACGAAAATGA
- a CDS encoding potassium channel family protein, producing the protein MAPGLALVVDLLVGLYVGVLTAVVPALVAWSLGFTFKYFTGVTIPGFGVLVFGVAIAGVQGGLLGLLDPQFITSPPALVSALVVMMATLYAHAQGDRMGAEFPRRLTLRGLRERGLSADAIERVGRFGQIRVRTTGEVGDVEGYPPLPDDLRATIRDGEWTFPADLPLSELETRLSDRLRTDYDLAAVAVSIDPRGRATVSAAPPVGALSRRVPAGKRAVSVETLVPTGLARKDEVTISTPRGDVTGTVLSARTDATGSTPVGTASSAAAEETPDSGEDATARPRVASASAGQTTGGDGRVTVAVPRRDAETLVGADETAIRVLARGTRREFELLSLLRRDGKRVRRVELATGGPLDGATLGETTLRETYGVAVLALRRGDDWTVAPRGGTRLAGGDLLFVVGDRGSLDPFEEVAA; encoded by the coding sequence ATGGCTCCCGGTCTCGCTCTCGTCGTGGACCTCCTCGTCGGCCTCTACGTCGGCGTCCTCACCGCGGTCGTGCCCGCGCTCGTGGCGTGGTCGCTCGGGTTCACGTTCAAGTACTTCACCGGCGTCACGATTCCGGGGTTCGGCGTCCTCGTCTTCGGCGTCGCCATCGCGGGCGTACAGGGCGGTCTCCTCGGACTGCTGGACCCGCAGTTTATCACCTCGCCGCCCGCGCTGGTGTCGGCGCTGGTCGTGATGATGGCGACGCTGTACGCCCACGCGCAGGGCGACCGGATGGGCGCGGAGTTCCCCCGGCGACTCACGCTCAGGGGGCTTCGCGAGCGGGGCCTCTCGGCCGACGCGATAGAGCGCGTCGGACGCTTCGGCCAGATTCGCGTGCGGACGACGGGTGAGGTCGGCGACGTGGAGGGGTACCCGCCGCTCCCCGACGACCTCCGGGCGACGATTCGGGACGGCGAGTGGACGTTCCCTGCCGACCTCCCGCTCTCGGAGTTGGAGACCAGACTCTCGGACCGACTCCGGACCGACTACGACCTCGCGGCGGTCGCGGTGAGCATCGACCCGCGGGGCCGGGCGACCGTGAGCGCGGCCCCGCCGGTCGGCGCGCTCTCCCGGCGCGTTCCGGCGGGCAAGCGCGCCGTCTCCGTCGAGACGCTGGTACCGACCGGTCTCGCTCGCAAGGACGAGGTAACGATTTCGACGCCCCGCGGCGACGTGACCGGGACGGTACTGAGCGCCCGGACGGACGCGACCGGTTCGACCCCAGTCGGGACCGCTTCCAGCGCCGCCGCCGAGGAGACTCCCGATTCCGGCGAGGACGCGACCGCCCGGCCTCGGGTCGCGAGCGCGTCGGCGGGACAGACGACGGGCGGCGACGGCCGAGTGACGGTCGCGGTTCCGCGCCGCGACGCCGAGACCCTCGTCGGTGCCGACGAGACCGCGATTCGGGTGCTGGCCCGCGGGACCCGCCGGGAGTTCGAGTTGCTGTCGCTATTGCGCCGCGACGGCAAGCGCGTCCGACGGGTCGAACTGGCGACCGGCGGACCGCTCGACGGCGCGACGCTCGGCGAGACGACCCTCCGCGAGACGTACGGCGTCGCGGTGCTGGCGCTCCGCCGGGGCGACGACTGGACGGTCGCGCCGCGGGGCGGGACCCGTCTCGCGGGTGGGGACCTGCTGTTCGTCGTCGGCGACCGCGGGTCGTTGGACCCGTTCGAGGAGGTGGCGGCGTGA
- a CDS encoding NAD-binding protein, producing MEVSWRKQVGVRLVVTLTFAVALLSIATGVSSIGFTAASARNLFGGGIPEWAQETAGFTGTVTGFLMLVSAFGMRRGLRAAWYSVVLLLPLTAVQGLVQSSPYSLPLVVVSLASLPAVLRSRRRFDRDADLTTSQLAALAALAGVQVYGTVGTYALADHFPNVETPLDAFYYTLVTSSTVGYGDLTPATQTGRLFGMTVVVFGTASFAVALASLLGPAIEARLASALGRMTEAQLELLEDHVVVLGYGDLTEPILNELDGQAEFVVVTPDPQRVGELSDRDYKVLKADPSDEEPLQRVAIGEARAVVAATNNDAEDALAVLTARQLNPDVRIVAAATDRENVDKLRRAGADSVISPATIGGHLLVRSALGSDGMETVADRLSGESPRSN from the coding sequence ATGGAGGTTTCGTGGCGGAAGCAAGTCGGCGTGCGACTCGTCGTGACGCTGACGTTCGCGGTCGCGCTCCTCTCGATAGCCACCGGCGTCTCCAGCATCGGCTTCACCGCGGCGTCGGCCCGGAACCTCTTCGGCGGCGGCATCCCCGAGTGGGCACAGGAGACCGCCGGGTTCACCGGCACCGTCACCGGCTTCCTGATGCTCGTCAGCGCGTTCGGGATGCGCCGGGGGTTGCGCGCGGCGTGGTACTCGGTCGTCCTCCTGCTCCCGCTGACGGCGGTGCAGGGGCTGGTCCAGTCGAGTCCCTACTCCCTCCCGCTGGTCGTCGTCTCGCTGGCGTCGCTCCCCGCGGTCCTGCGGAGTCGCCGCCGGTTCGACCGCGACGCGGACCTCACGACCTCACAACTGGCCGCGCTGGCCGCGCTCGCGGGCGTACAGGTGTACGGAACCGTGGGCACGTACGCCCTCGCGGACCACTTCCCGAACGTGGAGACGCCGCTGGACGCCTTCTACTACACGCTCGTTACGTCCAGTACCGTCGGCTACGGCGACCTCACGCCCGCCACCCAGACCGGTCGCCTGTTCGGCATGACTGTGGTCGTGTTCGGCACCGCGAGTTTCGCCGTCGCGCTGGCCTCCCTGCTCGGTCCCGCCATCGAAGCCCGCCTCGCCTCCGCACTCGGAAGAATGACAGAAGCACAACTCGAACTACTCGAAGACCACGTGGTCGTCCTCGGCTACGGCGACCTGACCGAACCGATTCTGAACGAACTCGACGGACAGGCGGAGTTCGTCGTCGTGACGCCAGACCCACAGCGCGTGGGCGAACTCTCGGACCGCGACTACAAGGTGTTGAAGGCCGACCCGAGCGACGAGGAGCCCCTCCAGCGGGTCGCCATCGGCGAGGCGCGCGCGGTCGTCGCGGCGACGAACAACGACGCCGAGGACGCGCTCGCGGTGCTGACCGCCCGCCAACTCAACCCGGACGTGCGCATCGTCGCGGCCGCGACCGACCGCGAGAACGTGGACAAACTCCGGCGCGCGGGCGCGGATTCGGTTATCAGTCCGGCGACCATCGGCGGCCACCTGCTGGTGCGCTCGGCGCTCGGGAGCGACGGAATGGAGACCGTCGCCGACCGACTCTCCGGCGAGTCCCCGCGGTCGAACTGA
- a CDS encoding HPP family protein, with amino-acid sequence MLDGLRARYLGALRRVRRFERREIREFRRWIEHTANLIHLSVLLLIPLLIALVTAISNSLEVLPFVLFPPLASGTYTLFADPEGTYASPTKFVGGLTTGALCGTLAIWVGVHSPLHDPIAAGRLFVSPVEAAMAIFLTGGVTWALDFEEPSAFSTALLALIAPAFGAPGSVRAFFLQYVGSVFVASTIVAGAFHVWREQFYERRSRYLYQSTKGDDHVLVPMGAEGDRSTAMFAARLAAAHDAGKVVLLDVVDEEAVEEAERTMTVPTDERETETRLVDAAVAETDDVETEEVQVADESAQRLEAEARRIETKVGVPCEVVVVGDGPDRSRTVLKTARETNCDLVVAPYEERNGGLSPFVRGLFRGDVDAVAFRPTDDSRERWKRVLVPVRRAGDTAHAMIEFARRVAGKSGRVSVCTCIDREDERRAAETTLANLVEAFEGSFETRVSRSSIESFLSANDDYYDLTIMGASTDRSAASRFVSPPTFERIHELDCDVAIVHRG; translated from the coding sequence ATGCTCGACGGTCTGCGCGCGCGGTATCTCGGCGCTCTCCGGCGGGTCCGGCGGTTCGAGCGCCGGGAGATTCGGGAGTTCCGGCGGTGGATAGAACACACCGCGAACCTGATTCACCTCTCGGTTCTGCTTCTGATTCCGCTTCTCATCGCGCTCGTGACCGCCATCTCGAACTCGCTAGAAGTCCTGCCGTTCGTCCTCTTCCCGCCGCTGGCGTCGGGGACCTACACGCTGTTTGCCGACCCTGAGGGGACCTACGCCTCGCCGACCAAGTTCGTGGGCGGACTCACGACCGGGGCGCTCTGCGGGACGCTGGCCATCTGGGTCGGGGTCCACTCCCCGCTCCACGACCCCATCGCCGCGGGGCGGCTGTTCGTCTCGCCGGTCGAAGCCGCGATGGCCATCTTCCTCACCGGCGGGGTGACGTGGGCGCTGGACTTCGAGGAGCCCTCGGCGTTCTCGACCGCGCTACTCGCGCTCATCGCTCCGGCGTTCGGCGCGCCGGGGTCGGTCCGAGCGTTCTTCCTCCAGTACGTGGGGTCAGTGTTCGTCGCCAGCACCATCGTCGCCGGGGCGTTCCACGTCTGGCGCGAGCAGTTCTACGAGCGGCGGTCGCGCTACCTCTACCAGTCTACGAAGGGCGACGACCACGTTCTCGTCCCGATGGGCGCGGAGGGCGACCGCTCGACGGCGATGTTCGCCGCGCGACTCGCCGCGGCCCACGACGCCGGGAAGGTCGTCCTGCTGGACGTGGTGGACGAGGAGGCCGTCGAGGAGGCCGAGCGCACGATGACGGTACCGACCGACGAGAGGGAGACGGAGACGCGACTCGTGGACGCCGCGGTCGCCGAGACCGACGACGTGGAGACCGAGGAGGTGCAGGTCGCCGACGAGTCGGCCCAACGGTTGGAAGCCGAGGCCCGACGCATCGAGACGAAGGTCGGGGTCCCCTGCGAGGTGGTCGTGGTCGGCGACGGTCCCGACCGCTCGCGGACCGTGCTGAAGACCGCCCGCGAGACCAACTGCGACCTCGTGGTCGCGCCCTACGAGGAGCGGAACGGCGGTCTCTCGCCGTTCGTCCGCGGGCTGTTCCGGGGCGACGTGGACGCCGTGGCGTTCCGGCCGACCGACGATTCGCGCGAGCGGTGGAAGCGCGTGCTAGTGCCGGTCCGGCGCGCGGGCGACACCGCCCACGCGATGATAGAGTTCGCGCGACGGGTCGCGGGCAAGTCGGGCCGGGTCAGCGTCTGTACCTGCATCGACCGGGAGGACGAGCGCCGCGCGGCCGAGACGACGCTGGCGAATCTCGTGGAGGCCTTCGAAGGCTCCTTCGAGACCAGAGTCTCGCGGTCGTCCATCGAGTCGTTCCTGTCGGCCAACGACGACTACTACGACTTGACCATCATGGGCGCGAGTACCGACCGGTCGGCGGCCTCGCGGTTCGTCTCGCCGCCGACGTTCGAGCGCATCCACGAGTTGGACTGCGACGTGGCCATCGTCCACCGCGGCTGA